Proteins encoded together in one Micromonospora auratinigra window:
- a CDS encoding RNA polymerase sigma factor gives MLTGDADASAAVTRLVREERGRILATLIRVTGSVDLAEDATQDAVVRALETWPRDGVPDNPRGWLLVVARRRAVDLIRREANRVGKEAAAVSLLDPTPEPPETVRDDLLRLVFTCCHPTLALDARVALALRTLGGLSTAEVARALLVPEATLAKRLTRAKQKITQARIPYRVPAAEELPGRLTAVAGTIYLIFNEGYAAGGGADLVRLGLADEALRLARLLAELMPDEPTALGLLALLLLQHSRRAARTGPDGRLVLLADQDRSHWDRGAIVEGVELVGRALRRTPDHPDRYVVQAAIAACHALAPSGDRTPWDAIVSWYDVLLTVHDTPPVRLNRAAAVAERDGPAAGLALVDAIDGLAGYPWWHATRAELLRRLDRPTEAVDAYDRALALDLSAPQADHLRRRRDELIG, from the coding sequence GTGCTGACCGGTGACGCGGACGCGTCGGCGGCGGTGACCCGGCTCGTCCGCGAGGAGCGCGGCCGGATCCTCGCCACGCTGATCCGCGTCACCGGCAGCGTCGACCTCGCCGAGGACGCCACCCAGGACGCGGTGGTCCGCGCGCTGGAGACCTGGCCGCGCGACGGCGTACCGGACAATCCGCGCGGCTGGTTGCTGGTGGTGGCCCGGCGGCGGGCGGTGGACCTGATCCGCCGGGAGGCCAACCGGGTCGGCAAGGAGGCGGCGGCGGTGTCCCTGCTCGATCCCACGCCCGAGCCGCCGGAGACGGTCCGCGACGACCTGCTGCGCCTGGTCTTCACCTGCTGTCACCCGACGCTGGCGCTGGACGCGCGGGTGGCGCTGGCGCTGCGCACCCTCGGCGGGCTGAGCACCGCCGAGGTGGCCCGCGCGCTGCTGGTTCCGGAGGCGACGCTGGCCAAGCGGCTCACCCGGGCCAAGCAGAAGATCACCCAGGCCCGGATCCCGTACCGGGTGCCGGCCGCCGAGGAACTGCCCGGCCGGTTGACCGCCGTCGCCGGCACCATCTACCTGATCTTCAACGAGGGCTACGCGGCGGGCGGCGGGGCGGACCTGGTCCGGCTGGGCCTGGCCGACGAGGCGCTGCGGCTGGCCCGGCTGCTGGCCGAGCTGATGCCGGACGAGCCGACCGCGCTGGGGCTGCTGGCGCTGCTGCTGCTCCAGCACTCCCGGCGCGCGGCCCGGACCGGTCCGGACGGGCGGCTGGTCCTGCTGGCCGACCAGGACCGCTCCCACTGGGACCGGGGCGCGATCGTCGAGGGGGTCGAGCTGGTCGGCCGGGCGCTGCGCCGCACCCCGGACCACCCCGACCGGTACGTGGTGCAGGCCGCGATCGCCGCCTGCCACGCGCTCGCCCCGAGCGGGGACCGGACCCCGTGGGACGCGATCGTGTCCTGGTACGACGTGCTGCTCACCGTGCACGACACACCGCCGGTCCGGTTGAACCGGGCGGCGGCGGTGGCGGAGCGGGACGGTCCGGCCGCCGGGCTGGCCCTGGTCGACGCGATCGACGGGCTGGCCGGCTACCCGTGGTGGCACGCGACCCGGGCCGAGCTGCTGCGTCGGCTGGACCGGCCGACCGAGGCGGTCGACGCGTACGACCGGGCGCTGGCCCTGGACCTGAGCGCGCCGCAGGCCGACCACCTGCGCCGACGCCGGGACGAGCTGATCGGCTGA
- a CDS encoding VOC family protein, which produces MRIDLVTLVVAEYDPAIAFFTEVLGFALTEDTPSLTNDGRPKRWVVVRPPGGGTGLLLARADGERQQAAVGDQTHGRVGFFLQVDDFDATYRRMVEAKVEFVKPPRTEPYGRVAVFRDLAGNPWDLLGPA; this is translated from the coding sequence GTGCGGATCGATCTCGTCACCCTCGTCGTCGCCGAGTACGACCCGGCGATCGCCTTCTTCACCGAGGTGCTCGGCTTCGCGCTGACCGAGGACACGCCGTCCCTGACCAACGACGGCCGGCCGAAGCGCTGGGTGGTGGTCCGTCCGCCGGGCGGCGGCACCGGGCTGCTGCTGGCCCGGGCCGACGGGGAGCGGCAGCAGGCGGCGGTGGGCGACCAGACCCACGGCCGGGTCGGCTTCTTCCTCCAGGTGGACGACTTCGACGCCACCTACCGGCGGATGGTCGAGGCGAAGGTCGAGTTCGTGAAGCCGCCGCGCACCGAGCCGTACGGCCGGGTCGCGGTCTTCCGCGACCTCGCCGGCAACCCCTGGGACCTGCTCGGCCCGGCCTGA
- a CDS encoding SRPBCC family protein, producing the protein MAVVYVETLIHAPVERIWAATQDPGSHRRWDARFGRIDPVPGSSPARFRYETTVLPGVRVGGHGWHAGEHARPDGSRTSALRFGSDDPRSLIATGSGYWRYLPGPDGVRFLTGYRYVPRWGRAGRLADRLFGPAFGWATAWSFDRLRLWLERGVPPERARANAAREVALRALAVGGLAALALPAGPAGTALAVLAGTAVALALPPHPHTPAARRCRRRPPDRLAARPPSLLEQL; encoded by the coding sequence GTGGCGGTCGTCTACGTGGAGACGCTGATCCACGCGCCCGTGGAGCGGATCTGGGCGGCGACCCAGGATCCCGGGTCGCACCGCCGGTGGGACGCCCGGTTCGGCCGCATCGATCCGGTACCGGGCAGCTCACCCGCCCGGTTCCGGTACGAGACCACCGTGCTGCCCGGCGTCCGGGTCGGCGGGCACGGGTGGCACGCGGGTGAGCACGCCCGGCCCGACGGGTCCCGCACCTCGGCCCTGCGCTTCGGCTCCGACGACCCGCGCTCGCTGATCGCCACCGGCTCGGGCTACTGGCGCTACCTGCCCGGGCCGGACGGCGTGCGGTTCCTCACCGGGTACCGCTACGTCCCGCGCTGGGGCCGGGCGGGCCGGCTCGCGGACCGGCTCTTCGGCCCCGCCTTCGGCTGGGCGACCGCCTGGTCCTTCGACCGGCTACGGCTCTGGCTGGAGCGGGGCGTACCCCCGGAACGGGCCCGGGCCAACGCGGCGCGCGAGGTCGCGCTGCGCGCGCTGGCGGTCGGCGGGCTCGCGGCGCTGGCCCTACCGGCCGGCCCGGCCGGCACGGCGCTCGCCGTCCTCGCCGGGACCGCGGTGGCGCTGGCGCTGCCCCCGCACCCGCACACCCCCGCGGCCCGGCGCTGCCGGCGCCGGCCACCCGACCGGCTCGCCGCCCGCCCACCATCCCTCCTGGAGCAACTGTGA
- a CDS encoding DUF4166 domain-containing protein gives MTSVFQHALGADFDRLHPALRRRFAVDGDTDAGCVGTGVMDRIWRGRAFTTPFLRLGTLRHVLFPETGTDVPFTIENWAYPDSYGRPTLTFVRTFDVAPHRRRRFDATMVWSPRRGVLVDYLGTHQHLAVDLRLAVDDAGALTVRSGTQRFRGGLRCPAALTGEARLREWYDERTERFRIDVRVVNRHLGPLFGYSGSFTVDHVPAGRVPVPAAVRPLRENPRD, from the coding sequence GTGACCTCCGTCTTCCAGCACGCCCTCGGCGCCGACTTCGACCGGCTCCACCCCGCCCTGCGCCGCCGCTTCGCCGTGGACGGGGACACCGACGCGGGCTGCGTGGGCACCGGCGTGATGGACCGGATCTGGCGCGGCCGGGCCTTCACCACGCCGTTCCTGCGGCTGGGCACCCTGCGGCACGTGCTCTTCCCGGAGACCGGCACCGACGTGCCGTTCACCATCGAGAACTGGGCCTACCCCGACTCGTACGGCCGGCCGACGCTGACCTTCGTGCGCACCTTCGACGTCGCGCCGCACCGGCGGCGGCGCTTCGACGCCACGATGGTGTGGAGCCCCCGCCGCGGCGTGCTGGTCGACTATCTCGGCACCCACCAGCACCTCGCCGTCGACCTGCGCCTCGCGGTCGACGACGCCGGCGCGCTCACTGTGCGCAGCGGGACCCAACGGTTCCGGGGCGGGCTCCGCTGCCCGGCCGCGCTCACCGGTGAGGCCCGCCTGCGCGAGTGGTACGACGAGCGCACCGAGCGGTTCCGCATCGACGTCCGGGTGGTCAACCGTCACCTCGGCCCGCTCTTCGGCTACTCGGGCAGCTTCACGGTCGACCACGTCCCGGCCGGGCGCGTGCCGGTACCGGCCGCGGTCCGACCGCTGCGGGAGAACCCCCGCGACTGA
- the aspS gene encoding aspartate--tRNA(Asn) ligase, giving the protein MKRILSSQLSHHVGESVRIAGWVHRRRLLKSVAFLIVRDAAGLGQVVVTDPQARAAVEALPEETVVEVVGTVVANPTAPAGVELTDPTVRPLGPPAVPPPFDLYRPTLTATLPTQLDHAPTALRHPTRSAALRISAAAVAGFRAGLDARGFVEIHTPKVVASSTESGANVFALDWFGRPAYLAQSPQFYKQLMVGVFERVYEVGPVFRAEPHDTVRHLAQYTSLDVELGFVADHRDVMAVLRDTLATMLDAVTERAGAALATLAVAPPPVPAEIPAVHFTEALKIAGAPADESDLAPAHERALGEWARAEHGSDFLFVTGYPMAKRPFYTHPDPARPAHSNGFDLLFRGVELVTGGQRLHRHEDYLAALAARGEPVEPYAGYLDAFRHGMPPHGGFAIGLERFVARLTGAANVREVTAFPRDLHRLTP; this is encoded by the coding sequence ATGAAACGCATCCTGTCCTCCCAGCTCAGCCACCATGTCGGCGAATCCGTGCGGATCGCCGGCTGGGTGCACCGCCGCCGGCTGCTCAAGTCGGTGGCCTTCCTGATCGTCCGGGACGCCGCCGGCCTCGGCCAGGTGGTGGTCACCGACCCGCAGGCCCGCGCCGCCGTCGAGGCGCTGCCCGAGGAGACCGTCGTCGAGGTCGTCGGCACGGTGGTCGCGAACCCCACCGCGCCCGCCGGGGTCGAGCTGACCGACCCGACGGTACGACCGCTCGGCCCGCCCGCCGTGCCGCCCCCGTTCGACCTGTACCGGCCGACGCTCACCGCCACCCTGCCCACCCAGCTCGACCACGCGCCGACCGCGCTGCGCCACCCGACCCGCTCGGCGGCGCTGCGGATCTCGGCGGCCGCGGTGGCCGGCTTCCGGGCCGGCCTGGACGCCCGTGGCTTCGTGGAGATCCACACCCCGAAGGTGGTCGCCTCGTCCACCGAGAGCGGGGCGAACGTCTTCGCGCTCGACTGGTTCGGCCGGCCCGCGTACCTGGCCCAGTCGCCGCAGTTCTACAAGCAGCTCATGGTCGGCGTCTTCGAGCGGGTGTACGAGGTGGGGCCGGTGTTCCGGGCCGAACCGCACGACACCGTGCGGCACCTGGCCCAGTACACCTCGCTCGACGTCGAGCTGGGCTTCGTCGCCGACCACCGGGACGTGATGGCGGTGCTGCGCGACACCCTGGCGACCATGCTCGACGCGGTGACCGAGCGGGCCGGCGCCGCGCTGGCCACCCTGGCCGTCGCGCCGCCGCCGGTGCCGGCCGAGATCCCGGCGGTGCACTTCACCGAGGCGCTGAAGATCGCCGGCGCGCCCGCCGACGAGTCGGACCTCGCCCCCGCCCACGAGCGGGCGCTGGGGGAGTGGGCCCGGGCCGAACACGGCTCGGACTTCCTCTTCGTCACCGGGTACCCGATGGCGAAGCGGCCCTTCTACACCCACCCGGACCCGGCCCGGCCGGCCCACTCCAACGGCTTCGACCTGCTGTTCCGGGGCGTCGAGCTGGTCACCGGCGGGCAGCGGCTGCACCGGCACGAGGACTACCTGGCGGCGCTGGCCGCCCGGGGCGAGCCGGTCGAGCCGTACGCCGGCTACCTGGACGCGTTCCGGCACGGCATGCCGCCGCACGGCGGCTTCGCGATCGGCCTGGAACGCTTCGTCGCCCGGCTGACCGGGGCGGCCAACGTCCGGGAGGTCACCGCCTTCCCGCGCGACCTGCACCGACTCACCCCCTGA
- the lipA gene encoding lipoyl synthase, translated as MTPVARGSSTATDRRRLGFVTIEQTAPTTEQAARTATVAPEGRRMLRIEARNAETPIERKPPWIKVKAKMGPEYTQLRGLVSREGLHTVCQEAGCPNIYECWEDREATFLIGGDQCTRRCDFCQIDTGKPAEFDADEPRRVAESVAAMGLRYATITGVARDDLPDGGAWLYAETVRQIHALQSGCGVELLIPDFNAVPEQLAEVFGSRPEVLAHNVETVPRIFKRIRPAFRYERSLDVIRQARADGLVTKSNLILGMGEERAEVSQALRDLHEAGCELITITQYLRPSPRHHPVTRWVKPEEFVELREEAEEIGFAGVMSGPLVRSSYRAGRLYQQALAAREGAVAAG; from the coding sequence GTGACGCCGGTCGCCCGCGGTTCATCGACCGCCACCGACCGGCGTAGGCTCGGTTTCGTGACCATCGAGCAGACCGCGCCGACGACTGAGCAGGCAGCGCGCACCGCGACGGTCGCCCCGGAGGGGCGGCGCATGCTGCGGATCGAGGCGCGCAACGCCGAGACGCCGATCGAGCGCAAGCCGCCGTGGATCAAGGTCAAGGCCAAGATGGGCCCGGAGTACACCCAGCTGCGCGGGCTGGTCTCGCGCGAAGGGCTGCACACCGTCTGCCAGGAGGCCGGCTGCCCCAACATCTACGAGTGCTGGGAGGACCGCGAGGCCACCTTCCTCATCGGTGGTGACCAGTGCACCCGGCGCTGCGACTTCTGCCAGATCGACACCGGCAAGCCGGCCGAGTTCGACGCCGACGAGCCACGTCGGGTGGCCGAGTCGGTCGCCGCGATGGGCCTGCGCTACGCCACCATCACCGGTGTCGCCCGCGACGACCTGCCCGACGGTGGCGCCTGGCTCTACGCCGAGACGGTCCGCCAGATCCACGCCCTCCAGTCCGGCTGCGGCGTCGAGCTGCTGATCCCCGACTTCAACGCGGTCCCCGAGCAGCTCGCCGAGGTCTTCGGCTCCCGCCCGGAGGTGCTCGCGCACAACGTCGAGACGGTGCCGCGGATCTTCAAGCGGATCCGGCCGGCCTTCCGCTACGAGCGCTCGCTCGACGTGATCCGGCAGGCCCGGGCCGACGGCCTGGTCACCAAGAGCAACCTGATCCTGGGCATGGGCGAGGAGCGGGCCGAGGTCTCCCAGGCGCTGCGCGACCTGCACGAGGCCGGCTGCGAGCTGATCACCATCACGCAGTACCTGCGCCCCTCCCCCCGGCACCACCCGGTGACCCGTTGGGTCAAGCCGGAGGAGTTCGTCGAGCTGCGCGAGGAGGCCGAGGAGATCGGCTTCGCCGGCGTGATGAGCGGCCCGTTGGTCCGCTCGTCGTACCGGGCCGGCCGGCTCTACCAGCAGGCGCTGGCCGCCCGCGAGGGAGCCGTCGCCGCCGGCTGA
- a CDS encoding IS607 family transposase, protein MNLKEWAASTGVAYITARRQYAAGTLPVPTYRIGRLIMVGEPLTGTSAEAGQTVVYARVSSADQEADLDRQVARVTVWATGQQLGVDRVVTEVGSALNGHRKKFLALLRDPAVATIVVEHRDRFARFGAEYVEAALAAQGRRLLVVDPAEVDDDLVRDVTELLTSLCARLYGRRAAANRARRAIEAATDPPA, encoded by the coding sequence GTGAATCTCAAGGAGTGGGCGGCGTCGACCGGCGTCGCGTACATCACCGCTCGGCGGCAGTACGCGGCTGGGACGCTGCCCGTTCCCACTTACCGGATCGGCCGTCTGATCATGGTCGGCGAACCACTGACCGGCACGTCGGCCGAGGCCGGGCAGACGGTGGTGTACGCGCGGGTGTCGTCGGCCGATCAGGAGGCCGACTTGGACCGGCAGGTCGCCCGGGTGACCGTGTGGGCCACCGGGCAGCAGCTCGGCGTGGACCGGGTGGTGACCGAGGTTGGCTCGGCGCTCAACGGGCACCGTAAGAAATTCCTCGCGCTGCTACGCGACCCGGCCGTGGCCACGATCGTGGTCGAACACCGCGACCGGTTCGCCCGGTTCGGCGCCGAGTACGTCGAGGCCGCGCTGGCCGCGCAAGGCCGCCGCCTATTGGTCGTGGACCCGGCCGAGGTCGATGACGATCTCGTGCGCGATGTCACCGAGCTCCTGACGTCGCTGTGCGCCCGCCTCTACGGCCGTCGCGCTGCCGCGAACCGTGCCCGCCGCGCGATCGAAGCGGCCACCGATCCTCCGGCGTGA
- the tnpB gene encoding IS607 family element RNA-guided endonuclease TnpB — translation MKTIQAYRFALDLNRRQERVILTHTGAARVAHNWALAKVKAVMDQRCAERSYGVPDELLTPPQSWSLAGLRKAWNQAKPEAAPWWTEVSKEAFNTGLDALARGLKNWADFRKGTRAGRPVGFPRFKSRRRSTPSVRFTTGAIRVEPDRKHVVLPRLGRLKPHESARKLARRVDNGTARIMSATVRCDGGRWHVSFTVEVERADRTPARPQLMVGVDVGIKYLAVLSTGEMVDNPRHLVAAQQRMRSLGRALSRKTGPDRRTGRRASKRWERAATRLGRAHARVANLRRDGLHKLTSRLAAEYGSVVAENLNVTGMLANRKLARHIADAGFAEIRRQLAYKTNWNGGRLLLADRWYPSSKTCSGCGAAKTKLPLSERTYHCQTCGLILDRDANAARNLAALAAEFDTAGSGPVAGRGADRKTPPAGLVAAKRQPGTTLVGQTGTVPPQGRTTKRVLTKAR, via the coding sequence GTGAAGACGATCCAGGCGTACCGGTTCGCCCTCGACCTCAACCGCCGCCAGGAACGCGTCATCCTCACGCACACCGGGGCAGCCCGCGTCGCCCATAACTGGGCGCTCGCCAAAGTCAAAGCCGTCATGGACCAACGGTGCGCCGAGCGTTCCTACGGCGTACCGGACGAGTTGTTGACGCCACCGCAGTCCTGGTCTCTGGCCGGGCTGCGTAAGGCCTGGAACCAGGCCAAACCCGAGGCTGCGCCGTGGTGGACCGAGGTGTCCAAGGAAGCATTCAACACCGGCCTGGACGCTCTCGCTCGCGGGCTGAAGAACTGGGCCGACTTCCGCAAGGGCACCCGGGCGGGCCGCCCGGTCGGCTTCCCGCGGTTCAAGTCCCGCCGTCGGAGCACGCCCAGCGTGCGTTTCACCACCGGGGCGATCCGCGTCGAGCCCGACCGCAAACATGTGGTGCTGCCGCGGCTGGGCCGGCTGAAGCCGCACGAGTCGGCCCGTAAGCTGGCCCGGCGTGTGGACAACGGCACCGCCCGGATCATGTCCGCAACCGTGCGGTGTGACGGCGGACGGTGGCATGTGTCATTCACCGTCGAAGTCGAGCGCGCCGACCGCACCCCAGCCCGACCGCAGTTGATGGTCGGTGTGGACGTCGGTATCAAGTACCTCGCCGTGCTGTCGACCGGCGAGATGGTCGACAACCCGCGTCACCTGGTCGCCGCGCAGCAGCGGATGCGCTCGCTGGGCCGGGCGCTGTCGCGTAAGACTGGACCGGACCGGCGTACCGGCCGCCGTGCTTCGAAGCGGTGGGAACGGGCAGCGACCCGGCTCGGCCGCGCGCATGCCCGGGTGGCGAACCTGCGCCGCGACGGCCTGCATAAGCTCACCTCACGGCTGGCTGCCGAGTACGGCAGCGTCGTGGCGGAAAACCTCAACGTCACCGGAATGCTCGCCAACCGCAAGCTGGCCCGGCACATCGCCGACGCTGGTTTCGCGGAGATCCGCCGACAACTGGCGTACAAGACCAACTGGAACGGCGGCCGGCTGCTGTTGGCCGATCGCTGGTATCCGTCAAGCAAAACGTGCTCGGGCTGCGGTGCCGCGAAAACCAAGCTGCCCCTGTCCGAGCGCACCTACCACTGCCAGACATGCGGCTTGATCCTCGATCGGGATGCCAACGCCGCCCGTAACCTGGCCGCTCTCGCGGCTGAGTTCGACACCGCCGGGAGTGGCCCGGTGGCGGGACGTGGAGCCGACCGTAAGACCCCGCCCGCGGGGCTGGTGGCTGCGAAACGTCAACCCGGCACGACGCTAGTCGGTCAGACCGGGACCGTCCCACCGCAAGGTAGGACTACCAAACGCGTGCTCACTAAAGCGCGCTGA
- a CDS encoding DUF4191 domain-containing protein, with protein MAKPQEKVSFGQRLKQIGMVFRFTAKQDRWFAPLTAAAVLIPLALTVVAVLLWGWIWLPIGILLTLLAVLIVLNLRSNKAMMNAAEGQPGAAAQIMESMRGDWRVTPAVSSTTQMDMVHLVIGRPGVILLAEGNPQRVRGLLGQEKRRLAKVIGSAPLHDYVIGQGEGELPIRKLRMTLMRLPRTLAPKDVNALDKRLKALTARPQMPKGAIPKNMRPPRAFRQSRGR; from the coding sequence ATGGCAAAGCCCCAGGAGAAGGTCTCGTTCGGCCAGCGGCTGAAGCAGATCGGGATGGTGTTCCGGTTCACCGCGAAGCAGGACCGGTGGTTCGCCCCGCTGACGGCGGCGGCGGTGCTGATTCCGCTCGCGCTCACCGTGGTCGCGGTGCTCCTCTGGGGCTGGATCTGGCTGCCGATCGGCATCCTGCTCACCCTGCTCGCGGTGCTGATCGTGCTCAACCTGCGGTCCAACAAGGCGATGATGAACGCCGCCGAGGGTCAGCCGGGCGCCGCCGCGCAGATCATGGAGAGCATGCGCGGCGACTGGCGGGTCACCCCGGCGGTCAGCTCGACCACGCAGATGGACATGGTGCACCTGGTCATCGGCCGGCCCGGCGTGATCCTGCTGGCCGAGGGGAACCCACAGCGGGTCCGCGGCCTGCTCGGGCAGGAGAAGCGCCGGCTGGCGAAGGTGATCGGCTCCGCCCCGCTGCACGACTACGTGATCGGTCAGGGCGAGGGCGAGCTGCCGATCCGCAAGCTGCGGATGACCCTGATGCGGCTGCCCCGTACCCTCGCCCCGAAGGACGTCAACGCCCTGGACAAGCGGCTCAAGGCGCTCACCGCCCGCCCGCAGATGCCCAAGGGCGCGATCCCGAAGAACATGCGGCCGCCGCGCGCGTTCCGCCAGTCGCGGGGTCGCTGA
- a CDS encoding alpha/beta fold hydrolase: protein MTIHLVPQAGTDPIAVHVDEYGTGDAPFLLLHGGAGPQSMTGFAALLAERHPARVLVPTHPGFGGTARPEPLTTVADLARLYADLLEEADLHDVTVVGSSLGGWVAAELALLSSPRVGRLVLLDAVGIEVLGHPVADFFALTMDEVFQLSYHDPAPFRFDPATLPPAAQAMAAGNRAALGVYGGRSMADPTLAGRLAGIGVPTLVLWGDSDRIADVDYGRAYAGAVPAARFRVLPDTGHLPQLETPEQTVHALLADVTAPTTAG from the coding sequence GTGACCATCCACCTCGTACCGCAGGCCGGAACAGACCCGATCGCGGTGCACGTCGACGAGTACGGCACCGGGGACGCCCCGTTCCTGCTGCTGCACGGCGGTGCCGGGCCGCAGTCGATGACCGGGTTCGCCGCGCTGCTCGCCGAGCGCCACCCGGCCCGGGTCCTCGTGCCGACCCACCCCGGCTTCGGCGGCACCGCCCGCCCCGAACCGCTCACCACCGTGGCCGACCTGGCCCGGCTCTACGCGGACCTGCTGGAAGAGGCCGACCTGCACGACGTCACGGTCGTCGGCAGCTCACTCGGCGGGTGGGTCGCCGCCGAACTGGCCCTGCTCTCCTCGCCCCGGGTCGGCCGGCTGGTCCTGCTCGACGCCGTCGGGATCGAGGTCCTGGGTCACCCCGTGGCCGACTTCTTCGCGCTCACCATGGACGAGGTCTTCCAGCTCTCGTACCACGATCCGGCGCCGTTCCGGTTCGACCCGGCCACGCTGCCGCCCGCCGCGCAGGCCATGGCCGCCGGCAACCGGGCCGCGCTCGGCGTCTACGGCGGCCGGTCGATGGCCGATCCCACCCTCGCCGGCCGCCTCGCCGGCATCGGAGTCCCGACGCTGGTGCTCTGGGGCGACAGCGACCGGATCGCCGACGTCGACTACGGGCGTGCCTACGCCGGGGCCGTCCCGGCCGCCCGGTTCCGGGTGCTCCCCGACACCGGGCACCTACCCCAGCTGGAGACCCCGGAGCAGACGGTGCACGCCCTGCTGGCGGACGTCACCGCGCCGACCACGGCCGGCTGA
- a CDS encoding TetR/AcrR family transcriptional regulator — protein MAQPPRGDAERVGRAEQKRRTREALVAACRDLIRSGELVTMPAVAAGAGVSEATAYRHFPDLVTLANESLAGLWPTPEEALSPVADCADPVERAAFACEFLLRRVHAFQGSVRAVIAATIVRPGGAAARPGFRFGLIDTALDPVLPAPDDATRARLRQLKQDLAAVVSAEAFFTLTDLVGLRPDEAIASLTRTTRTVVAAGLAELDRTGR, from the coding sequence ATGGCGCAACCACCGCGTGGTGACGCCGAGCGGGTCGGCCGGGCCGAGCAGAAGCGGCGGACCCGGGAGGCGCTGGTGGCGGCCTGCCGCGACCTGATCCGCTCCGGCGAACTGGTGACCATGCCGGCCGTCGCCGCCGGCGCCGGGGTGTCCGAGGCGACCGCCTACCGGCACTTCCCGGACCTGGTGACGCTGGCCAACGAGTCGCTGGCCGGCCTGTGGCCCACCCCCGAGGAGGCGCTGTCGCCGGTCGCGGACTGCGCCGACCCGGTCGAGCGGGCCGCCTTCGCGTGCGAGTTCCTGCTCCGCCGGGTGCACGCCTTCCAGGGCTCGGTCCGCGCCGTCATCGCCGCCACCATCGTCCGGCCCGGCGGCGCCGCGGCCCGGCCCGGCTTCCGGTTCGGCCTGATCGACACGGCCCTCGATCCGGTGCTGCCGGCGCCGGACGACGCGACGCGGGCCCGGTTGCGGCAACTCAAGCAGGACCTGGCCGCCGTGGTGAGCGCGGAGGCGTTCTTCACCCTGACCGATCTGGTCGGCCTGCGCCCGGACGAGGCGATCGCCAGCCTGACCCGGACCACCCGCACGGTGGTCGCGGCCGGCCTGGCCGAGCTCGACCGGACCGGTCGGTGA
- a CDS encoding RDD family protein — protein MTDTAAVPVPPAADPAFTPPTLGRRFGALVIDWVLCLLVANIFADPVRDGWSPVLVLILEYGFFLGLFAQTPGMYITRIRCLSWADGGRIGLIRALLRGVLLALVVPALIMDGHRRGLHDRLTGAVIAAAPR, from the coding sequence GTGACCGATACCGCCGCCGTACCGGTGCCGCCCGCCGCGGACCCGGCCTTCACGCCGCCGACCCTGGGCCGCCGATTCGGCGCGCTCGTCATCGACTGGGTGCTCTGCCTGCTGGTCGCCAACATCTTCGCCGACCCGGTCCGGGACGGCTGGTCACCGGTCCTGGTGCTGATTCTGGAGTACGGCTTCTTCCTCGGCCTGTTCGCCCAGACCCCCGGCATGTACATCACCCGGATCCGCTGCCTCTCCTGGGCCGACGGCGGCCGGATCGGGCTGATCCGGGCGCTGCTGCGCGGCGTCCTGCTCGCCCTGGTGGTGCCCGCCCTGATCATGGACGGTCACCGGCGCGGCCTGCACGACCGCCTCACCGGCGCGGTCATCGCCGCCGCCCCCCGCTGA